One segment of Herbaspirillum hiltneri N3 DNA contains the following:
- the gyrB gene encoding DNA topoisomerase (ATP-hydrolyzing) subunit B has translation MSQVPADNTVQPQQNQYGASSIQILEGLEAVRKRPGMYIGDTSDGTGLHHLVFEVLDNSIDEALAGHCTEIHVTIHSDNSISVTDNGRGIPTGLKMDDKHEPKRSAAEIVMTELHAGGKFDQNSYKVSGGLHGVGVSCVNGLSKLLRLTIRRDGKMYGMEFVRGIPQDRQIEVIDGVQVSPIKVLGDTDKRGTEVHFWADEEIFTHVEFHYEILAKRIRELSFLNNGVHIKLTDQRTGKEEDFAFEGGTRGFVEYINKNKSILNPTIFQATGERMSDQNTNISVDVSMQWNDAYNEQVLCFTNNIPQRDGGTHLTGLRAAMTRVINKYIEENDFAKKAKVEVSGDDMREGLTCVLSVKVPEPKFSSQTKDKLVSSEVRGPVEEIVAKTLTDFLQERPNDAKIICGKIVEAARAREAARKARELTRRKGVMDGLGLSAKLADCQEKDPALCELYIVEGDSAGGSAKQGRDRKFQAILPLRGKVLNVEKARFEKMLSSEQITTLIATLGTSIGPDEFNADKLRYHRIIIMTDADVDGAHIRTLLLTLFYRQMPQLVERGHIYIAQPPLYKVKAGKDERYLKDDVEEAHYMMQIALNDAELVPSEGAAPISGAPLTELVRQYNTANAIIMRLTRMIDATALSAIMTGVTLQLNTAAEAEQSAAALKAAINEPGIDVIVRSDELTDKHILRIQRMYHGNIKVTAIDTDFVNGPDYQVLANAAATFRGLIGRGALIRRGTGDKIKESAISDFHQAMAWLRDEAERGVSKQRYKGLGEMNPEQLWETTMDPTVRRLLKVQIEDAIAADQIFMTLMGDDVEPRRAFIELNALQAGNIDV, from the coding sequence ATGTCCCAAGTCCCAGCAGACAACACCGTTCAACCGCAACAAAATCAATATGGAGCCTCCTCCATCCAGATTCTGGAAGGTTTGGAAGCCGTCCGCAAACGCCCCGGCATGTACATCGGCGACACCTCTGACGGCACCGGCCTGCACCACCTCGTGTTCGAAGTGCTGGACAACTCCATCGACGAAGCGCTCGCCGGCCACTGCACCGAAATCCACGTCACCATCCACTCCGACAACTCGATCTCCGTCACCGACAACGGTCGCGGCATCCCGACCGGCCTCAAGATGGACGACAAGCACGAGCCCAAGCGCTCCGCCGCTGAAATCGTCATGACCGAGCTGCACGCCGGCGGTAAGTTCGACCAGAACTCCTACAAGGTCTCCGGCGGCCTGCACGGCGTGGGCGTGTCCTGCGTCAACGGCCTGTCCAAACTGCTGCGCCTGACCATCCGCCGCGACGGCAAGATGTACGGCATGGAATTCGTGCGCGGCATCCCGCAAGACCGCCAGATCGAAGTCATCGACGGCGTCCAGGTCTCCCCGATCAAAGTGCTCGGCGACACCGACAAGCGCGGCACCGAAGTCCATTTCTGGGCCGACGAAGAAATCTTCACCCACGTCGAGTTCCACTACGAAATCCTGGCCAAGCGCATCCGCGAACTGTCCTTCCTCAACAACGGCGTGCACATCAAGCTGACCGACCAGCGCACCGGCAAGGAAGAAGACTTCGCCTTCGAAGGCGGCACCCGCGGCTTCGTCGAATACATCAACAAGAACAAGAGCATCCTCAACCCGACCATCTTCCAGGCCACCGGCGAGCGCATGTCGGACCAGAACACCAACATCAGCGTCGACGTCTCCATGCAATGGAACGACGCCTACAACGAACAGGTGCTCTGCTTCACCAACAACATCCCGCAACGCGACGGCGGCACCCACCTGACCGGCCTGCGCGCCGCGATGACCCGCGTCATCAACAAGTACATCGAAGAAAACGACTTCGCCAAGAAGGCCAAGGTCGAAGTCTCCGGCGACGACATGCGCGAAGGCCTCACCTGCGTCCTCTCCGTCAAGGTCCCCGAGCCGAAGTTCAGCTCGCAGACCAAGGACAAGCTGGTCTCCTCCGAAGTGCGCGGCCCGGTCGAAGAAATCGTCGCCAAGACCCTCACCGACTTCCTGCAAGAGCGCCCCAACGACGCCAAGATCATTTGCGGCAAGATCGTCGAAGCAGCCCGTGCGCGCGAAGCAGCTCGCAAGGCGCGCGAACTGACGCGCCGCAAAGGCGTCATGGACGGCCTCGGCCTCTCCGCCAAACTGGCCGACTGCCAGGAAAAGGATCCGGCGCTGTGCGAACTCTACATCGTCGAGGGCGACTCCGCGGGCGGCTCGGCCAAGCAAGGCCGCGACCGTAAATTCCAGGCCATCCTGCCGCTGCGCGGCAAGGTCCTCAACGTCGAAAAAGCCCGCTTCGAAAAGATGCTCTCCTCCGAGCAGATCACGACGCTCATCGCCACCCTCGGCACCAGCATCGGCCCGGACGAATTCAACGCCGACAAGCTGCGCTACCACCGCATCATCATCATGACCGATGCGGACGTCGACGGCGCCCACATCCGCACGCTGCTGCTCACGCTGTTCTATCGCCAGATGCCGCAACTGGTCGAGCGCGGCCACATCTACATCGCCCAGCCGCCGCTCTACAAGGTCAAGGCCGGCAAGGACGAGCGCTACCTCAAGGATGACGTCGAAGAAGCGCACTACATGATGCAGATCGCGCTCAACGACGCCGAGCTCGTCCCAAGCGAAGGTGCAGCACCGATCAGCGGCGCCCCGCTGACCGAACTGGTCCGTCAGTACAACACCGCCAACGCCATCATCATGCGCCTGACGCGCATGATCGACGCCACCGCGCTGTCGGCCATCATGACCGGCGTCACGCTGCAACTGAACACCGCCGCAGAAGCCGAGCAATCCGCCGCCGCACTCAAGGCCGCCATCAACGAACCGGGCATCGACGTCATCGTCCGCTCCGACGAACTGACCGACAAGCACATCCTGCGCATCCAGCGCATGTACCACGGCAACATCAAGGTCACCGCCATCGACACCGACTTCGTCAACGGCCCCGACTACCAGGTGCTGGCCAATGCAGCCGCAACCTTCCGCGGCCTCATCGGACGCGGCGCACTGATCCGCCGCGGCACCGGCGACAAGATCAAGGAAAGCGCCATCAGCGACTTCCACCAGGCCATGGCATGGCTACGCGACGAAGCCGAACGCGGCGTCAGCAAGCAGCGCTACAAAGGTCTGGGTGAAATGAATCCGGAACAGCTGTGGGAAACCACGATGGACCCAACCGTCCGCCGCCTGCTCAAAGTGCAAATCGAAGACGCGATCGCCGCGGATCAGATTTTCATGACGCTGATGGGGGATGACGTGGAACCGCGCAGGGCGTTTATTGAGTTGAATGCGCTGCAGGCTGGGAATATTGATGTTTGA
- a CDS encoding AAA family ATPase produces the protein MKDNKTKADDKLEQLKQLIHETSLRDINEAETRHKVIDFIIHDFLSWPKNRVAVEEFIAPGFADYVLKKTNGEDLLFIEAKRAGIFFELPIAHTVDETSCYISIAKLLSDVNIKAAMQQVRTYCFDSGCEYACITNGFEWIFFKTFEKGKRWESLQAFVVRNLTFFEKEFTKAINNLSFIAITERVSLPSLLSSAPPKDRNVYYPKEKISSYSHTITANRLATKLRPIVNQYFGVIKDDDTEFMERCYVSQREYVGASDGMRTLIHDSLSPFFESYGVQQLEDTGKGGRLGGRLTKNLKQNRKGEVLVLFGGKGAGKSTFIKRLLHHNAPRWLREHSVIAIIDLLKVPEDIALIRSAIWKNLVKQLDKEDLLEADRATLTEGLFSDRFKTATKQDLAGLNTASEAYNVKLNSLIAAWKQDLSYCTERLVEHLATQERGAIVVIDNTDQYSTEVQDFCFSSAQEISEQLKCVTLISMREERFFDSKIHGVLDAFQNSGFHISSPRPTEVFKKRLDYTVAMLGKREYEENKGTGQVATEFIRDSATYLSILSREFSSDSSPLNNFLTACAHGDIRLSLDLFRSFLLSGYTNVDEMIANRAWKFQIHQVIKPVMIPNRYFYEESLSDIPNIYQLRATRHGSHFTALRILRKLANGVDPTAPSYFATAELRAYFAETFSMQDDFEQNLDVLLRHGFVEADNRLDSYSESVDRIKITNYGLYMFGDLAYYFTYLDLICTDCGIFSEETSNYLTEAARKEYQFFNRGERVERVKVRLERVEKFIEYIKQEELREREMYSLGMPEDEMFSSKAETSFHDEKDRVLRSAKRQSKQLARRPNGAA, from the coding sequence ATGAAAGATAACAAGACTAAAGCGGACGATAAACTAGAACAGCTGAAGCAGCTGATTCATGAGACCTCGCTAAGAGACATAAATGAAGCTGAAACGCGACACAAAGTCATTGACTTCATCATTCATGACTTTCTTTCGTGGCCAAAAAATCGAGTGGCAGTTGAAGAATTCATTGCACCTGGCTTCGCGGACTATGTACTGAAAAAAACGAACGGCGAGGATTTACTTTTTATCGAAGCAAAAAGAGCTGGCATTTTCTTTGAATTACCGATTGCGCATACTGTCGACGAGACATCCTGCTACATATCAATCGCCAAGCTGTTAAGCGATGTAAATATTAAAGCAGCGATGCAGCAGGTAAGAACCTACTGCTTTGATAGTGGTTGTGAATACGCATGCATCACCAATGGATTCGAGTGGATTTTTTTCAAAACTTTTGAGAAAGGGAAACGCTGGGAATCACTGCAAGCATTCGTGGTACGAAATCTAACGTTCTTCGAGAAAGAATTCACAAAGGCGATTAATAATCTCTCCTTCATCGCTATTACTGAACGCGTCTCTCTACCATCGCTCCTTAGCAGTGCTCCACCAAAAGATAGAAACGTCTACTATCCCAAAGAGAAAATATCTTCCTACTCACACACAATTACTGCAAACCGACTGGCCACGAAGCTTCGGCCAATTGTTAATCAATACTTTGGTGTGATTAAAGATGATGACACTGAGTTCATGGAACGCTGCTACGTTTCTCAGAGGGAATATGTTGGCGCATCCGACGGCATGAGGACTCTGATCCATGATTCTCTGTCCCCTTTCTTCGAGTCGTATGGGGTTCAGCAACTCGAAGATACTGGGAAAGGTGGTCGCCTAGGCGGACGATTGACCAAAAACCTGAAGCAGAATCGCAAGGGCGAGGTACTCGTCTTATTTGGAGGAAAAGGTGCTGGTAAATCGACATTCATAAAACGGCTTTTGCATCATAACGCCCCGCGCTGGCTGAGAGAGCATTCCGTTATCGCAATCATTGATCTGCTTAAAGTACCAGAAGACATAGCTTTAATCAGATCTGCTATCTGGAAAAATCTCGTTAAGCAGCTAGATAAGGAAGACTTGCTGGAGGCAGATCGAGCAACGTTAACTGAGGGCTTATTCTCTGATCGCTTCAAGACGGCAACCAAACAGGATCTTGCTGGACTTAATACTGCGTCCGAAGCATATAACGTCAAACTGAATTCTTTGATCGCGGCTTGGAAGCAGGACTTGTCATATTGCACCGAACGGCTAGTCGAGCATCTGGCAACCCAAGAGCGTGGCGCTATCGTCGTTATCGACAACACTGATCAATACTCAACCGAAGTTCAAGATTTTTGTTTCTCTTCGGCGCAGGAGATATCTGAACAGTTGAAATGCGTGACACTTATATCAATGCGCGAGGAGAGATTTTTTGACTCCAAAATTCACGGGGTACTCGATGCATTCCAGAATTCCGGCTTCCATATCAGCTCCCCACGTCCGACGGAGGTATTTAAAAAACGACTTGACTATACCGTCGCCATGCTAGGAAAGCGGGAATACGAGGAAAACAAAGGAACCGGTCAAGTGGCTACAGAGTTCATCCGAGACAGCGCAACTTACCTAAGTATCTTGAGTAGAGAATTCTCGAGCGATAGTTCACCACTCAATAATTTCCTAACTGCCTGCGCTCATGGAGATATTCGTCTTTCCCTAGATTTATTCAGAAGCTTCTTATTATCGGGCTATACAAACGTTGATGAGATGATCGCAAATCGTGCTTGGAAATTTCAAATTCATCAGGTTATAAAACCAGTGATGATTCCTAATCGTTATTTCTACGAAGAATCATTGAGTGACATTCCGAACATCTATCAACTGAGGGCAACTCGTCATGGATCCCATTTCACTGCTTTACGAATTTTAAGGAAGCTAGCAAATGGAGTTGATCCCACGGCACCATCTTATTTCGCAACCGCTGAATTGCGGGCCTATTTTGCTGAGACGTTTAGCATGCAAGATGACTTCGAACAGAATCTAGACGTTTTACTTCGTCACGGTTTTGTAGAAGCAGACAATCGACTGGACTCCTATTCTGAGTCAGTTGATCGCATCAAGATAACCAACTACGGCTTGTATATGTTTGGAGATCTTGCGTACTACTTCACGTATCTAGACTTAATATGTACCGACTGCGGAATTTTTAGCGAAGAGACCAGTAACTATCTTACAGAAGCTGCGCGGAAAGAATATCAGTTCTTTAACCGAGGGGAGCGCGTAGAACGCGTAAAGGTTCGGCTAGAGCGCGTGGAGAAATTCATTGAATACATAAAGCAAGAAGAGCTTAGAGAAAGAGAGATGTACTCATTAGGCATGCCGGAAGATGAGATGTTTTCTTCAAAGGCAGAAACAAGCTTCCACGATGAGAAAGACCGCGTGCTAAGAAGCGCAAAAAGACAAAGCAAGCAACTTGCTCGTCGTCCGAATGGTGCGGCGTGA
- a CDS encoding MrcB family domain-containing protein, translating into MIELKTVFAEYLPAKEKYGRVPRNVEIPALVEAIRKSIPRFFLECTESAGYASSEWLTKGSIGEPNRTFAHVPWVAIFKRSITKSALEGYYIVLLFSEDMSSVYLTLNQAFTAFETRYGSVDLAYRKLQDCAQQAVLELGPVSDGFTTGPIDLRTKGTLSTGYEFGSIWAKEYFVDKVPSQVELEKDIQILLQAYKTLWTKFPHSLVDANTEISNDEFVKAVEITVKTVPKSPATKGPQPPPPKVKSSGREVFSRSANVSARAISMSNGVCALSGGRGVHASFLWKKTGMTYVEAHHLIPFSKQDQFPHSLDVEENIVALCANCHRLLHHARADEKNEPLRRLWQLRKDDLVARGLVVELNELKKMYGKLAEED; encoded by the coding sequence ATGATAGAACTAAAAACGGTTTTCGCAGAATATCTGCCGGCAAAAGAAAAATATGGGCGCGTTCCACGAAATGTTGAGATACCAGCCCTTGTTGAGGCCATACGGAAAAGTATCCCAAGATTCTTTCTAGAGTGTACAGAGAGCGCTGGATATGCCTCTAGCGAATGGCTTACTAAGGGCTCAATCGGCGAGCCAAATCGCACCTTTGCCCACGTCCCTTGGGTAGCAATCTTCAAGCGCTCCATCACGAAATCAGCGCTAGAGGGTTACTACATCGTCCTGCTATTTTCAGAGGACATGTCTTCTGTGTATTTGACGCTGAATCAAGCCTTTACCGCCTTTGAAACTCGCTACGGTTCTGTCGATCTCGCATATCGAAAGCTACAAGATTGTGCGCAACAAGCAGTACTTGAGCTCGGCCCGGTGTCAGATGGTTTTACTACAGGCCCCATTGACTTGAGAACCAAAGGTACGCTTTCAACGGGATATGAGTTCGGCTCAATTTGGGCGAAAGAATACTTCGTCGATAAAGTCCCTTCGCAAGTTGAGCTGGAAAAGGACATCCAGATTCTGCTGCAGGCGTATAAGACGTTATGGACAAAATTTCCTCATTCCTTAGTCGATGCCAACACAGAAATATCCAATGACGAATTCGTTAAAGCGGTTGAGATAACTGTAAAGACGGTTCCCAAATCCCCGGCCACTAAAGGGCCACAACCCCCTCCGCCTAAAGTAAAGTCATCAGGACGCGAAGTATTTTCACGCTCGGCGAATGTAAGTGCGCGGGCAATTTCGATGTCGAATGGTGTATGTGCGTTGTCAGGAGGGCGTGGTGTGCACGCTTCTTTTCTCTGGAAGAAGACAGGAATGACTTATGTGGAAGCACATCATCTAATTCCGTTCAGCAAGCAAGATCAGTTCCCACACAGTCTAGATGTAGAAGAGAACATTGTTGCGTTGTGCGCGAATTGCCATCGCTTACTTCATCATGCGCGCGCTGATGAGAAAAATGAGCCTTTGAGGCGTTTATGGCAGTTACGGAAAGATGATTTAGTGGCAAGAGGCCTTGTCGTTGAGCTAAATGAATTGAAGAAAATGTATGGAAAATTAGCAGAGGAGGATTGA
- a CDS encoding SRPBCC family protein: MPTGTVELHRILRTTPEKIYRAFTDAAALAKWLPPYGFTCTVEHLEAKVGGTFRMSFSNFTTGNGHSFGGEYKELVPGELIRYTDKFDDPNLPGELMVTVKLKPVLTGTEVRITQAGIPEMIPVEMCYLGWQESLLQLANLVEPNIPG; encoded by the coding sequence ATGCCAACAGGAACCGTGGAGTTACACCGCATCCTCCGCACCACCCCCGAAAAAATCTACCGCGCCTTCACCGACGCAGCCGCTCTCGCCAAATGGCTTCCGCCCTACGGCTTCACCTGCACCGTGGAGCATCTGGAAGCCAAAGTCGGTGGCACCTTCCGCATGTCGTTTTCGAATTTCACCACTGGCAACGGCCACTCTTTCGGCGGCGAATACAAGGAGCTGGTGCCGGGCGAACTGATCCGCTATACCGACAAGTTCGACGATCCGAATCTGCCTGGCGAATTGATGGTGACGGTGAAGCTGAAGCCGGTGTTGACCGGCACGGAAGTGCGTATTACGCAGGCGGGGATTCCGGAAATGATTCCGGTGGAGATGTGCTATCTCGGCTGGCAGGAGTCGCTCCTGCAGCTGGCCAATCTTGTCGAGCCGAATATTCCAGGATAG
- a CDS encoding ABC transporter ATP-binding protein — protein MTSPTILQAADLSFSYPDHEVFKDLSLALPAGVTIIRGGDGRGKTSLIRVLVGELKASGGQLAINGIRLDQQAAQYKQQVYYVDPRTEAFDQLSVPEYFASVKARFPAFNDAALPELLGGLSLTPHAEKKLFMLSTGSKRKVYLAGAFAAGAAVNLLDDPFASLDKSSINFVSEVLADFAEQSKQVWVASFYETPAEIAANEVIDLGD, from the coding sequence ATGACCAGCCCGACCATCCTGCAAGCCGCCGACCTGAGTTTCAGCTACCCCGACCATGAGGTGTTCAAGGATCTCTCGCTGGCGCTGCCCGCCGGCGTCACCATCATCCGCGGCGGCGACGGTCGCGGCAAGACCAGCCTGATCCGCGTGCTGGTCGGCGAACTCAAGGCAAGCGGCGGCCAGCTCGCCATCAACGGCATCCGCCTGGACCAGCAAGCCGCGCAATACAAACAGCAGGTCTATTACGTCGATCCGCGCACGGAGGCCTTTGACCAGTTGAGCGTGCCGGAGTATTTTGCATCGGTGAAAGCCCGCTTCCCCGCCTTCAACGACGCCGCGCTGCCGGAGTTGCTGGGAGGCCTGTCGCTGACGCCGCATGCGGAGAAGAAACTGTTCATGCTGTCGACCGGCAGCAAGCGCAAGGTCTATCTGGCAGGCGCATTCGCTGCCGGTGCGGCGGTGAACCTGCTGGATGATCCGTTCGCCAGCCTGGACAAGAGCTCGATCAACTTTGTGAGCGAGGTGCTGGCGGACTTTGCAGAGCAAAGTAAGCAGGTGTGGGTGGCGAGTTTTTATGAGACGCCGGCGGAGATCGCGGCCAATGAGGTTATCGACCTCGGCGACTGA
- a CDS encoding DUF421 domain-containing protein has protein sequence MQDLHQLIDASNDLSAAAMAIRALIVFCFTLIFLRIAGRRSFGQRSAFDLCITVLLGAILSRAIVGASPLPPTLAAGAVLVLLHRLIGVLVTRWAWLDDLISGTERVLVKDGRKDPHQMRAGLISDRDIDVALRKKTDGVTLDHVARAVLERNGEITITLREANTPPDRLH, from the coding sequence ATGCAAGACCTCCACCAACTCATCGATGCCTCCAACGACCTCAGCGCCGCCGCCATGGCGATCCGGGCGCTGATCGTGTTCTGCTTCACGCTGATATTCCTGCGCATCGCCGGCCGCCGCTCGTTCGGCCAGCGCAGCGCCTTCGACCTGTGCATCACGGTCTTGCTGGGTGCGATCCTGAGCCGCGCCATCGTCGGCGCCTCGCCGCTGCCGCCCACGCTCGCCGCCGGCGCCGTGCTGGTGCTGCTGCACCGCCTGATCGGCGTGCTGGTCACGCGCTGGGCCTGGCTCGACGATCTCATCAGCGGCACTGAACGCGTGCTCGTCAAGGACGGCCGCAAAGATCCGCACCAGATGCGCGCCGGCCTCATCAGCGATCGCGACATCGACGTCGCCCTGCGCAAAAAAACCGACGGCGTCACGCTCGATCACGTAGCGCGCGCGGTGCTGGAGCGCAATGGCGAGATCACCATCACCCTGCGCGAAGCAAACACGCCGCCAGACCGGCTGCACTGA
- a CDS encoding LysR family transcriptional regulator produces MEIKWVEDFLSVVETLNFSRSAKLRNVTQPAFGRRIRSLETWLGAELFDRSTYPCALTSAGESFVPIAREMLNQSTQARLILRGQLAGAQATVKFAMPHTLLLTLYPKLLSEIEKCTGAMATTVQATNVHDAVMALVERHCDLLICYHHPQQGIDLDAERYAMLSLGKEPLRPYVKAVAKGVPKYALPGTAAEPVPFLSYSSYSSLSRIVEKQLSASPRPVHVFRRFESDLAEGLKSMVLEGHGVAWLPASAVTREVAEGKLTLAIAPNDNEALSTGLWSDEMDIRVYRRIDDARPDLDRIWACLRAAHAVR; encoded by the coding sequence ATGGAAATCAAATGGGTGGAAGACTTCCTCTCGGTGGTCGAGACGCTGAACTTCAGCCGCTCGGCCAAGCTGCGCAACGTCACGCAGCCGGCCTTCGGCCGCCGCATCCGCTCGCTGGAGACCTGGCTCGGCGCCGAGCTGTTCGACCGTTCCACCTACCCTTGCGCGCTGACGTCGGCGGGCGAATCCTTCGTGCCGATCGCGCGCGAGATGCTCAACCAGTCGACCCAGGCGCGCCTGATCCTGCGCGGCCAGCTGGCCGGCGCGCAGGCGACCGTCAAGTTCGCCATGCCGCATACGCTGCTGCTGACGCTGTACCCCAAGCTGCTGTCCGAAATCGAGAAGTGCACCGGCGCTATGGCGACCACGGTGCAGGCGACCAATGTACACGACGCCGTGATGGCGCTGGTCGAACGCCATTGCGACCTGCTGATCTGCTATCACCATCCGCAGCAGGGCATTGATCTCGATGCCGAACGCTACGCCATGCTGTCGCTCGGCAAGGAGCCGCTGCGCCCCTACGTCAAGGCGGTGGCCAAGGGCGTGCCGAAGTACGCGCTGCCGGGTACCGCGGCGGAACCGGTGCCGTTCCTGAGTTACTCTTCCTATTCGTCGCTGAGCCGCATCGTCGAGAAGCAGCTCAGCGCCAGCCCGCGGCCGGTGCACGTGTTCCGCCGCTTCGAGTCGGACCTGGCCGAAGGTCTCAAGAGCATGGTGCTGGAAGGCCATGGCGTGGCCTGGCTGCCGGCCAGCGCGGTGACGCGCGAAGTGGCCGAGGGCAAGCTGACGCTGGCGATTGCGCCCAACGACAACGAGGCGCTCTCGACCGGCCTGTGGAGCGACGAGATGGACATCCGCGTGTACCGCCGCATCGACGACGCCCGCCCCGATCTCGACCGCATCTGGGCCTGCCTGCGTGCTGCGCACGCAGTGCGCTAG
- a CDS encoding ornithine cyclodeaminase family protein, with product MKLITNQQVSELVTTADAVQAMREAFAAAGSGAQQARVRTSASNGVMLSMMGAMIPDAGIAGAKVYTTIKGAFKFVITLFSTETGAPLATIEGDTMTGLRTAAATAVACDALARKDVETLAVIGTGVQARSHIPALLQVRKFKEILIAGVSGQQELADEVTAAYGVPARVVEIDEAARQADVLVTVTRATTPLFSGDLLKPGAFVAAVGASKANVRELDDVAIKRAAALVVEWKPQAQVEAGDLVQCAPGTFDWANVWELGQAVDGSIGYQRKEGDIVIYKAIGIGLEDVALAGLAYRKAAAQNGW from the coding sequence GTGAAGCTCATCACCAACCAGCAAGTCAGCGAACTCGTCACCACCGCCGACGCCGTCCAGGCCATGCGCGAAGCCTTCGCCGCAGCCGGCAGCGGCGCGCAGCAGGCGCGCGTGCGCACCAGCGCATCCAACGGCGTGATGCTGTCGATGATGGGCGCGATGATTCCCGATGCGGGCATCGCCGGCGCCAAGGTCTACACCACCATCAAGGGCGCGTTCAAATTCGTCATCACCCTGTTCTCGACGGAAACCGGCGCGCCGCTGGCGACCATCGAAGGCGACACCATGACCGGCCTGCGCACCGCCGCCGCGACCGCCGTGGCCTGCGATGCGCTGGCGCGCAAGGATGTCGAAACCCTGGCTGTCATCGGCACCGGCGTGCAGGCGCGTTCGCACATCCCGGCGTTGCTGCAGGTGCGCAAGTTCAAGGAAATCCTGATCGCCGGCGTGTCCGGACAGCAGGAGCTGGCCGATGAAGTCACCGCCGCCTACGGCGTGCCGGCGCGCGTGGTGGAGATCGATGAAGCCGCGCGCCAGGCCGATGTGCTGGTGACCGTGACGCGCGCGACCACGCCGCTGTTTTCGGGGGACTTGCTGAAGCCGGGCGCCTTCGTCGCCGCCGTCGGTGCCAGCAAGGCCAACGTGCGCGAACTGGACGACGTCGCCATCAAGCGCGCCGCCGCCCTGGTGGTCGAGTGGAAGCCGCAGGCGCAGGTCGAAGCCGGCGACCTGGTGCAATGCGCGCCGGGCACGTTCGACTGGGCCAACGTGTGGGAGCTGGGCCAGGCCGTCGACGGCAGCATCGGCTATCAGCGCAAGGAAGGCGACATCGTGATCTACAAGGCCATCGGCATCGGTCTGGAAGACGTGGCGCTGGCAGGCCTGGCGTATCGCAAGGCGGCTGCGCAGAACGGCTGGTAA
- a CDS encoding SDR family NAD(P)-dependent oxidoreductase, with protein MNRFEDKVVIVTGAASGMGKATAQRFSREGAKVVLADRQHEKLQEVLEQLPQDRTAARLTDVCVQEQVRDLVDFAIEKFGKLDVLVNDAGIHVPGNVLEVSVDDWHRVQTNNVDSVFYGAREAIPYLEKTRGCIVNVASVSGLGGDWGMSAYNTSKGALVNLTRVLALDFARKGIRVNAVCPTFTYTGMTADMADNKALMAKFAERIPLGRGAQPEEIAAVIAFLASEDAGFVTGVNMPVDGGLTASNGQPGQ; from the coding sequence ATGAATCGTTTCGAAGACAAGGTAGTAATCGTCACCGGCGCCGCATCCGGCATGGGCAAGGCGACTGCACAGCGCTTTTCCCGCGAAGGTGCGAAGGTCGTGCTGGCCGACCGCCAGCATGAAAAACTGCAGGAGGTGCTGGAGCAGCTGCCGCAGGACCGTACCGCCGCGCGCCTGACCGACGTCTGCGTGCAGGAACAGGTGCGCGACCTCGTGGATTTCGCGATTGAAAAATTCGGCAAGCTTGACGTGCTCGTCAACGATGCCGGCATCCACGTGCCGGGCAACGTGCTGGAGGTCAGCGTGGATGACTGGCATCGCGTGCAGACCAACAATGTCGACAGCGTGTTCTATGGCGCGCGCGAAGCGATTCCCTACCTGGAAAAGACCCGCGGGTGCATCGTCAACGTCGCCTCGGTCTCCGGCCTGGGCGGCGACTGGGGCATGAGCGCCTACAACACGTCGAAGGGCGCGCTGGTCAATCTCACGCGCGTGCTGGCGCTGGACTTCGCCAGGAAGGGCATCCGCGTCAACGCGGTCTGCCCGACGTTCACCTATACCGGCATGACGGCGGACATGGCTGACAACAAGGCGCTGATGGCGAAATTCGCCGAACGCATTCCGCTAGGACGCGGCGCCCAGCCGGAGGAAATCGCCGCCGTGATCGCTTTCCTCGCCAGCGAGGATGCGGGCTTCGTGACCGGGGTAAATATGCCGGTTGACGGCGGACTCACTGCATCCAACGGCCAGCCCGGCCAGTAG
- a CDS encoding helix-turn-helix domain-containing protein yields the protein MLYPIKTLSQLRPILQGFRKEAGLTQAALAERLGMSQQNYAKLEANPASVSMERLHAVFSVLNVEMALSQAGTAVTVTTSPAVPTRKPTLKTTTKEPQSLRRVTSPAIKKEVW from the coding sequence ATGCTCTATCCCATCAAAACCCTCAGTCAGCTTCGGCCGATCCTGCAAGGCTTTCGCAAGGAAGCAGGACTGACCCAAGCGGCGCTGGCGGAGCGCTTGGGCATGTCCCAGCAGAATTATGCCAAGCTCGAAGCCAATCCGGCCTCGGTCAGCATGGAGCGTCTTCACGCTGTATTCAGCGTACTGAACGTGGAGATGGCGTTAAGCCAGGCAGGAACTGCCGTCACGGTAACCACTTCGCCCGCAGTGCCAACGCGCAAACCTACACTCAAGACAACAACAAAAGAGCCGCAATCCCTGCGCCGCGTCACTTCGCCAGCCATTAAAAAAGAGGTCTGGTAA